A genome region from Pan paniscus chromosome 17, NHGRI_mPanPan1-v2.0_pri, whole genome shotgun sequence includes the following:
- the CBLN2 gene encoding cerebellin-2, translating into MQAPGRGPLGLRLMMPGRRGALREPGGCGSCLGVALALLLLLLPACCPVRAQNDTEPIVLEGKCLVVCDSSPSADGAVTSSLGISVRSGSAKVAFSATRSTNHEPSEMSNRTMTIYFDQVLVNIGNHFDLASSIFVAPRKGIYSFSFHVVKVYNRQTIQVSLMQNGYPVISAFAGDQDVTREAASNGVLLLMEREDKVHLKLERGNLMGGWKYSTFSGFLVFPL; encoded by the exons ATGCAGGCGCCCGGCCGGGGGCCACTCGGGCTGCGGCTGATGATGCCCGGGCGCCGGGGGGCGCTGCGCGAGCCGGGCGGCTGCGGATCCTGCCTGGGGGTGGCGCTGGCCCTGCTGTTGCTGCTACTGCCCGCCTGCTGCCCCGTGCGGGCGCAGAACGACACGGAGCCCATCGTGCTGGAGGGCAAGTGCCTGGTGGTGTGCGACTCCAGCCCGTCGGCGGACGGCGCCGTCACCTCCTCCCTAGGCATCTCCGTGCGCTCCGGCAGCGCCAAGGTGGCCTTCTCCGCCACGCGGAGCACCAACCACGAGCCGTCCGAGATGAGCAACCGCACCATGACCATCTATTTCGACCAG GTATTAGTAAATATTGGCAACCACTTTGATCTTGCTTCCAGTATATTTGTAGCACCGAGAAAAGGGATTTATAGCTTCAGCTTCCACGTGGTCAAAGTGTATAACAGACAAACCATCCAG GTCAGTTTAATGCAGAATGGCTACCCAGTGATCTCGGCCTTTGCAGGAGACCAGGATGTCACCAGAGAAGCTGCTAGCAATGGCGTGCTGCTGCTCATGGAAAGGGAAGACAAAGTGCATCTCAAACTTGAGAGAGGCAACCTCATGGGGGGCTGGAAATACTCCACATTCTCGGGCTTCTTGGTGTTTCCTCTATAA